TGAGCGTTTTTGCCACATCTGAAAGGTCTGCTTCGGTGTACCTGTCGAGGATCATTTAGGTGAAAGGGAAATGAAAGGAATGATCATTTCCTCCAAACTGATCCCACCGTGCTGGAAAGTGTCTTTATAGAAATTCACATAGTAATTATAATTATTGGGGTAAGCAAAGAATGAATCTTCGCTCGCAAAGGCATAGGCCGTACTTACGTTGACTTTAGGTAGCTTCAGTTCATCCGGGTTTCTGGATGAATAGATCGCCTCCTCATCGAAAGCGAGGTTTCTACCCGCTTTGTAACGCAAATTTGTATTGGTATTTCTGTCCCCAACAATCTTTTCAGGCCGATTGACACGCACTGTTCCATGATCCGTAGTGATCAGTACTTTCACATCTTTTTCTGAAAGCTTCTTCAATGTGTCATGCAAGGAAGAGTGGGTAAACCAACTTAAGGTCAATGAACGATAAGCAGACTCATCAGGGGCCAGTTGTCGAATCATTTGCATGTCTGTTCTCGCATGTGAGAGCATGTCCACGAAATTGTAAACCACCGCATTCAGTCGATTGGACATCAGGTTATTGATACTATCTGTGAATTGCCGACCTTCATGTGCCTGAATGATCTTATGGTAAGAAAAACGAATGTCCAGTCGTTCTTTTTTCAAATGTCTGGCCAAAAGCTCCTTCTCATGGGCATTTTTTCCTTCTTCCTTGTCCTCTCCTACCCAAAGATCAGGATGATACTTCGCGATATCCTTGGGCATTAATCCCGAGAATAATGCGTTGCGGGCATAAGCCGTGGTTGTTGGCAAGATCGAATAGTACTGCTGCTTGTAATCGATCTCGAACATTTTAGCGATTTCCGGTTCGATTACCTCCCACTGGTCTTGTCTCAAGTTATCAATCACGATCAAAAAGGTTGGTCGATCTTCTTTGAGCTCTGGAAATACAAGCTTTTTCAATACCTGATGGGATAACAATGGCCGATCAATATCAGGATCGTTCAACCAATCCACATACTCTTCTTTGATAAACTTGGCGAAATTCGTATTGGCTTCACTTTTTTGCATTTGGAAAACCTCATGCATGCTTTTGTCTTCGGTATTGTCAATTTCTATCTCCCAATAGACTAGCTTCTTGTACAATTCTGCCCACTCCTTGTAATCCGTCACTTCATTAAGTTCCATGCTTAGATTTCGGAACTCCTGCTGATAATGGAGGTTGGTCTTTTCAGACACCAACCGGTCATTGTCCAGTATTTTCTTGATAGACAAGAGGATTTGATTGGGATTGAGGGGCTTGATCAGGTAATCCGCGATCTTGGATCCGATGGCTTCTTCCATGATGTACTCCTCTTCACTCTTGGTGATCATGATCACCGGCAGATTCGGATGAGTTGATTTGATATAGTTCAAGGTTTCCAGTCCTGTCATTCCTGGCATGTTCTCATCCAGAAAAACAGCATCAAACGTATCGTGATCAATTTCCTCCAACGCATCTGCTCCACTCAGGACAGGCACCACATCATAGCCTTTGTTGTTCAAGAATAGGATATGTGGCTTTAAAAGGTCAATTTCATCGTCTGCCCAGAGAATTTTGTACTTCATACGCGCAATTTATTCGGTTATCTGTTTTGGTGACATGGTTAATGACTTTTATTCAAGCTTATCGATCACCTTTCTTAATAACGCAATACAAGAAAATTAAATTGAAAGATGTTGATCATTTAACTTCGCTTAACAAAAGCAAACGCACTTGAATAAAAAGAAGATCTTTAATGATCCGGTCTACGGATTCATTTCTGTACAATCCGATCTGATTTTCGACATCATCCAACATCCCTATTTCCAACGATTAAGGAGGATCAAGCAACTAGGCCTTACAGATTTCGTCTATCCGGGTGCATTGCATACCCGATTTCATCATGCCATTGGGGCCATGCACCTGATGGAACAGGCACTGGAGTCGCTGCGATCCAAAGGTCATATGATTTTTGATGCAGAAGCCGAAGCAGCCATCATTGCCATTTTACTTCATGATATTGGTCATGGGCCATTTTCGCATACGTTAGAATTCAGCTTGTTTCGTGACATCCACCATGAGCAAATCACGTTATGGACCATGAAGAAGCTCAATCGGGAATTTGGTGGACGCCTGGACATGGCCATCCAGGTCTATCAGGGACATTATCCCAGGAAGTTTTTGACCCAACTGGTCTCCAGTCAATTGGATACCGATCGAATGGACTACCTTCAGCGTGACTGTTTTTTCACAGGTGTAAGTGAAGGAACCATCGGAGCGGAACGCATCATCAAAATGTTGAATCTGGTCGATGATGAACTGGTCGTGGAAGAAAAAGCGATTTACAGCCTCGAAAATTTCCTTAGCGCACGTAGGTTGATGTACTGGCAGGTCTATCTTCACAAGACAGCCATCAGTGCCGAACGTATGTTGATCGAATTGATCAAACGTGCTAAAAAACTAACACAGGAAGGAAAAGAAATCACTGCCACTCCAGCCTTGAAATTATTTCTGGAAAGAGACATTACTCAAAAGGATTTTGAAGATGACCCTGACATTCTGGATGTATTCATGGTCATGGATGATACCGATATTTGGGGTTCCATCAAGTTTTGGTCCAATCACAAGGACCGGGTATTGCACACCATCAGCAAAATGCTGCTGCACCGAAAACTCTTCCGCGTGAAGTTGCTCAATGAGAAAACTCCGAAAGAAAGTTATGATCAATTGGTCGGAGAAGTCGCCAGGGCCTGGGACTTTTCGGAAACGGATGCTCGATATTTCGTAAGAAAAGGAACAGTAACCAATGCGGCATATATCGCGTCTGGACAAAGTATCAAGGTACTTATGAAAGATGGTACGGTTTTGGACGTTGCTCATGCCACGGACTTGCCCAACATCAAGGCCATGAGCAAGATTGTGAAAAAATATTACCTATGTTGGCCTAAAGACATCAACTTTACAGCGTAAAGCTGGGTCTTTTAACCAGAACACATAATCCGCCATTTCCCCATGGAATTTAATCTAGAGCAGATAGCTCATATCCTCAACGGCGAACTGGAAGGCGATGGTAGCCTCAAAGTATCAAGGATTAGCAGCATTGAGGCAGGGCAGCAAGGAAGCGTTACCTTTCTTTCTAACCCGAAATACGAGCCATTTCTTTACAAAACTTCCGCCACCGCCGCGATTGTAAGCAAATCATTGGAACTCCGGGAGCCCGTCAGTACTTCTTTGATCCGAGTTGATGATCCATACGCCAGCTTTACGACCCTGCTTGCAGAATATCAACGGCTTACTTCTGTTACAAAAACCGGACAGGAATCTCCAAACTTCATCCATCCGAGTGCACAAATTGGAAAAGATGTTTACGTCGGTGCATTTGCCTACATCGGTGAAGGTGCTGTGATTGGCGATGGCGCACAGGTCTACCCACAAACCTACGTCGGAGATCATGTACAAATCGGAGCACAAAGTATCCTCTATGCAGGAGTGAAGGTCTACGCCAATTGCCAGATTGGCTCGAAATGCACCGTTCAATCCGGGGCGGTACTGGGTAGCGATGGATTTGGATTCGCTCCACAGGCCGACGGCACCTATCAGACGATCCCTCAATTGGGTAAAGTCATCGTGGAAGATCATGTGGACATTGGAGCCAATACTGTAGTTGATTGTGCCACATTTGACGCGACAGTCATTAAAAGCGGCGTGAAGCTTGATAACTTAATTCAGGTGGCGCATAATGTAGAAATTGGAGAAAACACGGTCATTGCGGCACAGGCAGGAGTCTCAGGCTCTACCAAAATCGGAAAACAATGTGTGATTGGTGGACAGGCCGGAATTGTCGGACATTTGAAAGTGGCAGATGGCACCAAAATACAGGCACAATCGGGAATGACGAAAAACACAAAACCAGATAGTGCCTGGTACGGTAGTCCCGCCATCGCTTACAACAATTATGTCAAATCTTATGCAATCTTCAGGAAGCTGCCAGATGTAATCAAACGGCTAGGTGATCTTGAAGAAAAACTTCTAAATTTGGCGCCCGAAAAAGGTAGCGGCTCTCACGGCTGATTCCATATATTCATTTTAAAACAATCTTGCAATTACATGTTCAACTGGGAAAGCCGTGTCTGCATTTTTTTTCATAATCTTGCGACAATCCTATGAAGCTAAATCAGCACACCGTCAAGGAAAAAATCACGATTTCAGGGATCGGCCTGCATACCGGCGTGGTGTCCAATATGACTTTTGTTCCGACTAAGCCCAATCATGGCATCAAGTTTCAACGAATCGATCTGGAAGGTCAACCGATCATCCATGCAGATGTTGACAATGTGGTCGATCTCTCAAGAGGTACTTCGATAGAAGAAAACGGGGCACGGATCAACACTGTCGAGCATACCCTGGCCGCACTCGTGGGACTTGAAATTGATAACGTATTGATTCAGCTGGATGGACCCGAACCTCCAATTTTGGATGGCAGTTCTGAACGATTCATCGATTCCATTCTGGAAGTAGGTCTGGAAGAACAAAATGCACAGCGGAATTTCTTCGAAGTTCCTAAAAGTGTCTTCTACAAAGACGAGAAAAACGACGTTGAATTGGTGGCTTTACCTCTGGATGATTATCGTGTCACCGTGATGGTAGACTATAAATCACCAGTACTGGGTAGTCAACACGCCACACTTAATAATATCGAGGATTTCCACAAGGACATTTCTCCAGCCCGTACTTTTTGCTTTTTACATGAGATCGAGGAGTTGTATAAAAACAACCTGATCAAAGGAGGAGATTTAAGTAATGCCATTGTGATTGTGGACCGTGAGGTGGAGGAAGATGAACTCGATTACCTGACTGACTTACTTAAAAAAGATAAAGTACAGCCAACAGGTAAAGGAATTTTGAATAACGTTGAATTGCGTTATAATAATGAACCTGCGAGACACAAACTGTTGGATGTCATGGGTGATTTGGCTTTATTAGGTCGCCCTATTAAAGGTCAAATCATGGCCGCCAGACCTGGACATGCAGCAAACATAGCCTTTGCCAAACTGCTGAAAGACGCCATGAAATCGCAAAAGGATCAGGCTCCCAGATATGATCCAAATCAACCGGCGGTCTGCGATATTCGTGACATCCAAAAACTACTCCCACATCGCTATCCTTTTCTCTTGATCGACAAAGTAATTCATTTAGATGAGGAAAAAGTTTGTGGAATCAAGAACGTGACTCAAAACGAACCATTTTTTCAGGGTCATTTTCCTGGAAACCCTGTATTCCCAGGGGTTCTGCAAATTGAAGCTGTTGCTCAAGTCGGTGGAATTCTTGCAATGGGTACTTTAGAAGATCCGCAAAATTATTTGACCTACTTCCTAGGCATAGAAAATTTCAAGTTTCGTAAAATGGTTGTCCCTGGTGATACGTTAATCATTCAATGCGACTTAATTGCCCCAATCAGACGAGGTTTTGTGAAAATGAAAGGGAGAGCGTTTGTAGGAGACCAATTGGTTTGTGAAGGGACAATGACCGCTGTATTGACAAAAAAAGAGGCATGACGAAACCTGCACCTTACATTCACCCAGATGCGAAATTGGGTAAAAACGTAATTGTAGAACCTTTCGCTTATATTGAAGCAGATGTGGTCATTGGCGATAATACCTGGATCGGGCCTAATACCTGTATCATGGAAGGAGCTCGGATAGGAAACAATTGCAAAATTTTTTCAGGAGCGCAAATCGCCGCAGTACCCCAGGACCTCAAATACGAAGGTGAAAAAACTTATGCAATTATTGGAGATAACACCTCCATACGTGAATTCGTCACCGTTTCCAGGGGTACAAAAGCACATGGAGAAACATCCATTGGTTCGAACTGTCTACTCATGAATTATGTCCATATTGCCCATGATTGCATCTTGGGCGATCACTGCATTTTATCCAATTCGGTTCAAGTAGCGGGACATGTGGAAATTGGAGATTACACTGTGGTGGGTGGAATGGCGGGTTTCCGGCAGTTCATCAAGGTGGGAGCACATGTAATGATTTCCGGCAAGGCCTTTGTAAGAAAGGATGTTCCTCCATATGTTTCCGCAGCAAGAGAACCTCTGGGGTATAGCGGCGTGAACGCCCTGGGCCTCCGAAGAAGAGGTTTTTCAAATGAAGTCATCAATCAAATTCAGGAAATGTATCGTGTGATCTACATGAGTGATTACAATACCTCCAAAGCACTTACGGTGTTAGAAAAGGAGATCACACCATCGAAAGAAAGAGATACCATCATTGATTTCATACGTTCCTCTGAACGGGGAATTATGAAAGGTGTAGAATAATTCCTTTGGAAATCCAACTCGACCATATCAACAAACGATTTGGAAAACAATGGATTTTCAAAAAGCTCGATTACAAAATCGAATCCAATTCAACGCATGCGATTTGTGGTAGGAATGGTTCCGGAAAAAGCACACTGCTAAAAATCATTTCGGGATATAACACAGCCACTTCAGGCAAACTCGTTTATCGAAAAAATGGGCAGCAAATTGAGTTGGAAAATCACATCACAGCCGTCAATTACGCGGCTCCATACCAACAACTACTGGAAGAGTTAACCCTCTCCGAACATCTGAAATTTCACTTTCAATTCAAGGAAAGTTTGATTTCACCTGAAGAAATTGTGGCACGAGTTGGGTTGGAGCATGCTCAAAATAAATTTGTGGGCGACTTCTCTTCTGGCATGAAACAACGACTAAAATTAGGCCTCGCCTTGTTCTCACAAGGCAGCTTACTATTACTCGATGAACCTACCTCAAATCTGGATGAGCAGGGGATCGCCTGGTACAAAGAAGAAATATTGAAAAAAAAAGGTACTTGCACCATCATAATCGCCTCCAATTTACGTTATGAATACGATTTCGCGGATCACCAACTGACGATCACCGACTTTTCTTAATTCCATTGAGATTTTCTCGGGAAAAAATTGTAAAAAAATCATACTTTTGGTGATACGTATTAATTCATAGCAACAACACTTTACTTATGAAAAAATTTCAAATCCTTTTACTTAGCACCTGTCTGGTCGCTCTGACGGTCTTGACAGGTTGCCCTGGTGATGAGCCAGATCCAGTTCCATCTGCAGGAGAAGAGCAGTATGCACTGCTTGATGGCCAATGGACAATCTCTACGGTTACTTTCGATGGTACCTCCAGACTTGATACCTGGGGTAATTCTTTTACCATTTCATTCTCCGGTGGAGCAGAAGATGCCACAACATTAATTTGGGGCGGCAGATATTCTACTTCAGGTCATAACACCGCTGATGAACCGAACGCGTTAGACGTTTGGCCTGCTTCTGGTAATTGGGTATTCTCCGGAGAAAACAGCGTACAAGAATTCTCAAGAGATGGATCTCAAGCCGTAGCTATCAGTAATCTTTCTGGTTTAGAGGCAACACCAAGAACGTTACGATTGACTTTCACCATTCCTGATCCTAGCGGAAGAACGGAAGGCGTTTTCGATGCGCCATGGGTATTTGAATTCACTCGTTAATATACTTGGCAGAAAATACTAAAGAAGGATGGCTCGAAAGGCCATCCTTTTTTAATGCTTAAACATCAACATGTCTATATTGAATTGTGTAGCTTAGGTTGTTTATCGCCAAGTCCGCTAAAAAAGCATCTGGCCTGACCTACATGACTGCAAACGAGGAAACCTGGTTAAGAAAAGTGGTCCTAAACCGGGGCATCGATCCAAAAATGCCTGAGTTGCTGAAAAAGCGATTACTGCTTACCAATGGCATTTCATTTGGTTTATTATTCTATCCCGGACTCCTGGCACTTTTTGCCTCTAGCTTTGATTATGGCTATGTCGGCCCATATTTTCTGGCATTCACGATCATCCCGGCATTAGCATTATTCACCATCCAATACAATCACGTACTTGCAAGGTTAGCCATCCTTGGAATCACGCCGATTTACATGGTCGTCGCCACCATTTGGGCCAATCAGCATTTTACGGAAACCGGAATTGACGTGGGACTAATGAATGTCCATCTACTTAAACCTTTTATTCCTCTGGCCATCGTCGGCACGTTAATGGTTATTGATTTTAAGAGAGAACTCGGATTATTCCTGTTACTGATCATCTTTCAGCTTGTCACTTTCTCCTTCTTTCATCAATTATTGGCACTGGGAATTATCATTGACAACTTACCCTATGAACAATTAGGCTGGGAACTACACCAGGGGCTTTGGATCGCCAGTATTTTGGTGCTTATTTCCATGGTTTTATTCTTGATGGTTATCCATTCCAATTTCGAGCAGAGCATCTCCGAACAAAATGAACGACTTGAGCGACAAAGTGAAGAAGTTGCAGCTAAAAACAAAGAGCTAAAGCGCCAACGAAGAAACCTGGTGCTTACCCTTGAAGACATTAAATATGTACTAAAGGAAGCTACAGAAGCTGGTAATCTACACGTTCGGATCAACACAGATCACAAGAAAGATGAGTGGAAAGAACTAAGCGAATCGTTGAATCGACTTTTTGAAACGGTAGCGACTCCATTCCTGGAAATCGACCGCATAGCGAATGCCCTGGCAAAAGGAGATTTGTCTCAACGCTACGAAATGGAGGCAAAAGGCACCATCAATGACCTGGCGAATAATCTGAATCAAGGATTGAACATCCTCGAAGAGCTACTTCGGGACCTGGCGTTACAAATCCGCGAGATTGGCGCTTCTTCAAAACAAATCACGACAGAGAGTCAGGAGATCCTACTTGGCACACAAGAAATTGCCGCATCGACTAAAGAAATGAGCGAAGGGGCAAACAATCAATTGAACAAGATCGACCGCTCCTCTTCCCTGATCCAGGGGATTGTCAACCTTTCCGGAAAAGTGAATGAGCAAGCCGTCACCATCAACCGTGCTGCAGAAGGAGGTGTACAAGAAAGTACCGGCGGTTTTCAAGTGATACAGCAAACGGATCAGGTCATGAAAGAAGTACAGGGCCTGTCAGGAGAGAGCGGCGAATCCATCGCTATCCTCACGGAAATCACACAAGAAATTTCGGGCGTGTTGAACATGATCAAAGACATTGCCGCCCAGACAAATCTCCTCGCTTTGAACGCCGCCATAGAGGCTGCACAGGCTGGTGATGCGGGACGAGGATTTGCAGTCGTGGCTGAGGAAATAAGAAAATTAGCCAACGATTCGAGATCCTTTGCCAAGGACATAGAAAAACTGATCGGGGAAGTACAAACTTCCACCCGCTCTACCTCCGATCTTATTTCAAAAATGGCGGAGCGTATTAAAAGCGCTGAACAATCTACTATTAATACATCAGCTGCTTTTAGAGGCATTACCACATCCTACACCAAGACGCTGGAACATGCCAACAGCATTGTAAATGCAGCCCAACAGCAAACCCATGATGTCCGGCAAGTGGAATCGATCACGGAAGAAATCGTGGTGATTGCTGAGGAAACAGCTTCCGGAACCGAAGAAATTGCCAGCTCCTCTTCGCAGCTTTCCAATAGCATGTCGGATTATTTCAAGCAAACCGAGCTTGTGATGACCGTCGCTCAGTCACTCATAGAGAAGGTAGATCAATTCAAACTGACTGATGCCAATATTTCAAAAGGCGAGTGATGCTAAAACTCCTCATCTAATGTTGCGGCTAAATTATCTGGCAATGGATCAGTGATATCTGCTTTATGTAACCTGAGTCTTTCCTGCAGTTGTTCCACCAAGTCTTGATTCTCGTCAGCCAGGTCATATTTTTCAGCAATATCTGCTTCCAGATTATACAATTCTGGCTCGTCCAATAGTCCTAATCGATTCCAATAGGTAATTGGAGCTGTCTGACGGATATGAAGCTTCCATGGCCCGACTCGAGCCGCATAGAGCTCTGCACCTGTCCAAAAGAAAAACTCGTTTCTAGGTCCGATAGTACTTTCACCAGAAAGCACCGATGACAGGTCAAAACCATCCATTTTACGATCATGCGGTACTTTGGTACCAGACATTGCAGCGAAAGTCTGAATTAAGTCCAAGGTCGATCCCATTTCATGGACTACTCCCGGCTCCACATTTCCGGGCCCCCAGAAAATTGCTGGCACCCTTTGTCCTCCTTCAAATGTGGTTCCTTTCCCTGCTCGTAAGGGACCAGCTGAGCCTCCATGAGTTTTAAAAGCCAGCCATGGCCCATTGTCAGAAGTAAATACTACAATGGTATGTTGGTCCAATGCTAGCTCCTCCAGTTTTCTTAAGATCTTGCCGACACTCCAATCAATTTCCTGAATGACATCCCCATAAAGGCCCTGCTTACTGGAGCCATGGAAATCCTCGTGCACGAAAAGAGGAATATGTGGTAAGCTTTGCGCCAGATACAAGAAAAATGGTTCTTCTTGCTTTTTCTCAATGAACTCCAGCGCCTTTTCCGTGTATCGACGGGTGATGGTGTGTTGATTAGCCGGCCGTTCAATCACTTTTTCATTCTCGAAAAGCGGAACATTGTACATATCCGTAGTGGCCTGATACCTGGGATCTGATACGTTACTACCATAGACTGACCAATTCACCGTAGCATTCATGTCGTTGGAATACGGAATCCCGTAGTACTGATCAAAACCTTGTTTCATGGGCAAAAATTGAGGCAAGTGTCCCAGATGCCATTTACCAATGGCCGCCGTGGCATAGTCTTTTTGCTTCAACACCTCAGCAATCGTCACTTCACTTTGTGGTAATCCACCCGCTGAATTGGGAAACAGGACACCTTTCTTCTTTGAAGTCATCCCATTTCTGATCGGATAACGACCAGTGAGCAATGCGGCCCTGCTAGGTGTACAAACTGGTGCCGCCACATAAAACTGCGTCCATTTCTGACCCTCCCGTACCATCCGATCTAAATGGGGCGTTTGAATGGTTGGGTGGCCGAAGCTGCCAATGTCTCCATACCCCATGTCGTCTGCAAATATGACAATGAAGTTCGGAGGACGGTCTGTTACTGGCTGCTGAGTACAACTCCACAGCGTTGAGGCAATAAGCAGAGTAAGCAGCCAACGAAAACACCTCATTTAATCCTAACTTTTGCGATACAAATAGAACAATGCACTGCAAGCAATCAGCAAGCCCAGAAACTCTCTGGTTTGCTCAATGTAAGGTCGGTCATAAATCATCTCTCCAAAAATCTCCGACTTCTCCGGTCGATTCAACCATTCCCAAAATCCCGGAATGAAGGTCAGGGAATAAACCAACAAGGCAATGATCAAAAACCCCACTGCCCTTTTGGACACTGGCCTTAGGAGACTCACCAAAAAGACGAGCCCTACCACTCCATAAATGGCCATCCAGGCATAAGGATCAGGATCATTATATTGAACAGCTGCAAAAACAATGAATAAAAGGCCTAAAAAGGCCTTTATAATTTTAGTGACCATACTTCTATTAATATGAACTTAAGCCAGTAATTCTTTGACCCTGGAAAGGGACAATTTCACGCTCTCCTTCGGATTGGGTGAATGATCTTGCTCTACAAAGAAGTTGGTCAAACCAGATTGTCCTGCGGCTGCAAAAATATCTTTGAATGGTATTCTTCCTTCCCCTACTTCCAGCGTGGTATCCTTATCATCTCCTCGATCCCCAATATCCTTCACGTGCCACAATTCAGTTCTTCCTGGATATTTCTTGAAAAAGTCCAGAGGGTCTAGCCCCGCCTTGTACACCCAATAAAGGTCAAGCTCGACTTTCAACAAATTGGGGTCCGTGTTGTCCAATAAATGGTACATAGGGAGTGTTCCATCTATTGCCTCAAACTCGAAAGCATGGTTGTGGTAGCAAAGCTGAATTCCGGCTTCTTTGCAAGCCTCCCCTGCGTTATTCAGCATTTCTTCCAATTCACTGTACTGATCCAGGGTTTCGCGCTCGCCATCGAAAAGATAAGCGATTACCATATGCGTCTGTCCTGCATCAACAGCCGCTTCAATCGCACTATCCCACCCATTTTTCAAGGTCCCCATCCCCTGGGCTTCCTGAGTCCGTCCGGACAAATAGTGGGAACTTGGAATACTCATCCCCAGGTCTTTGACCATTCGATGCACTTCAGAGGCAGGTCGGCCAAAATATTCACCGTTTCTGAATCCAAATAGTTCTACTTCATTGTAACCCAGATCGGCCACATAGCGCAAAGTCCCTTCGAGATCTTGCTGAATTTCATTTCTG
This DNA window, taken from Cytophagales bacterium, encodes the following:
- a CDS encoding PglZ domain-containing protein codes for the protein MKYKILWADDEIDLLKPHILFLNNKGYDVVPVLSGADALEEIDHDTFDAVFLDENMPGMTGLETLNYIKSTHPNLPVIMITKSEEEYIMEEAIGSKIADYLIKPLNPNQILLSIKKILDNDRLVSEKTNLHYQQEFRNLSMELNEVTDYKEWAELYKKLVYWEIEIDNTEDKSMHEVFQMQKSEANTNFAKFIKEEYVDWLNDPDIDRPLLSHQVLKKLVFPELKEDRPTFLIVIDNLRQDQWEVIEPEIAKMFEIDYKQQYYSILPTTTAYARNALFSGLMPKDIAKYHPDLWVGEDKEEGKNAHEKELLARHLKKERLDIRFSYHKIIQAHEGRQFTDSINNLMSNRLNAVVYNFVDMLSHARTDMQMIRQLAPDESAYRSLTLSWFTHSSLHDTLKKLSEKDVKVLITTDHGTVRVNRPEKIVGDRNTNTNLRYKAGRNLAFDEEAIYSSRNPDELKLPKVNVSTAYAFASEDSFFAYPNNYNYYVNFYKDTFQHGGISLEEMIIPFISLSPK
- a CDS encoding HD domain-containing protein: MNKKKIFNDPVYGFISVQSDLIFDIIQHPYFQRLRRIKQLGLTDFVYPGALHTRFHHAIGAMHLMEQALESLRSKGHMIFDAEAEAAIIAILLHDIGHGPFSHTLEFSLFRDIHHEQITLWTMKKLNREFGGRLDMAIQVYQGHYPRKFLTQLVSSQLDTDRMDYLQRDCFFTGVSEGTIGAERIIKMLNLVDDELVVEEKAIYSLENFLSARRLMYWQVYLHKTAISAERMLIELIKRAKKLTQEGKEITATPALKLFLERDITQKDFEDDPDILDVFMVMDDTDIWGSIKFWSNHKDRVLHTISKMLLHRKLFRVKLLNEKTPKESYDQLVGEVARAWDFSETDARYFVRKGTVTNAAYIASGQSIKVLMKDGTVLDVAHATDLPNIKAMSKIVKKYYLCWPKDINFTA
- the lpxD gene encoding UDP-3-O-(3-hydroxymyristoyl)glucosamine N-acyltransferase; the protein is MEFNLEQIAHILNGELEGDGSLKVSRISSIEAGQQGSVTFLSNPKYEPFLYKTSATAAIVSKSLELREPVSTSLIRVDDPYASFTTLLAEYQRLTSVTKTGQESPNFIHPSAQIGKDVYVGAFAYIGEGAVIGDGAQVYPQTYVGDHVQIGAQSILYAGVKVYANCQIGSKCTVQSGAVLGSDGFGFAPQADGTYQTIPQLGKVIVEDHVDIGANTVVDCATFDATVIKSGVKLDNLIQVAHNVEIGENTVIAAQAGVSGSTKIGKQCVIGGQAGIVGHLKVADGTKIQAQSGMTKNTKPDSAWYGSPAIAYNNYVKSYAIFRKLPDVIKRLGDLEEKLLNLAPEKGSGSHG
- a CDS encoding bifunctional UDP-3-O-[3-hydroxymyristoyl] N-acetylglucosamine deacetylase/3-hydroxyacyl-ACP dehydratase, encoding MKLNQHTVKEKITISGIGLHTGVVSNMTFVPTKPNHGIKFQRIDLEGQPIIHADVDNVVDLSRGTSIEENGARINTVEHTLAALVGLEIDNVLIQLDGPEPPILDGSSERFIDSILEVGLEEQNAQRNFFEVPKSVFYKDEKNDVELVALPLDDYRVTVMVDYKSPVLGSQHATLNNIEDFHKDISPARTFCFLHEIEELYKNNLIKGGDLSNAIVIVDREVEEDELDYLTDLLKKDKVQPTGKGILNNVELRYNNEPARHKLLDVMGDLALLGRPIKGQIMAARPGHAANIAFAKLLKDAMKSQKDQAPRYDPNQPAVCDIRDIQKLLPHRYPFLLIDKVIHLDEEKVCGIKNVTQNEPFFQGHFPGNPVFPGVLQIEAVAQVGGILAMGTLEDPQNYLTYFLGIENFKFRKMVVPGDTLIIQCDLIAPIRRGFVKMKGRAFVGDQLVCEGTMTAVLTKKEA
- the lpxA gene encoding acyl-ACP--UDP-N-acetylglucosamine O-acyltransferase, which translates into the protein MTKPAPYIHPDAKLGKNVIVEPFAYIEADVVIGDNTWIGPNTCIMEGARIGNNCKIFSGAQIAAVPQDLKYEGEKTYAIIGDNTSIREFVTVSRGTKAHGETSIGSNCLLMNYVHIAHDCILGDHCILSNSVQVAGHVEIGDYTVVGGMAGFRQFIKVGAHVMISGKAFVRKDVPPYVSAAREPLGYSGVNALGLRRRGFSNEVINQIQEMYRVIYMSDYNTSKALTVLEKEITPSKERDTIIDFIRSSERGIMKGVE
- a CDS encoding ABC transporter ATP-binding protein, with amino-acid sequence MEIQLDHINKRFGKQWIFKKLDYKIESNSTHAICGRNGSGKSTLLKIISGYNTATSGKLVYRKNGQQIELENHITAVNYAAPYQQLLEELTLSEHLKFHFQFKESLISPEEIVARVGLEHAQNKFVGDFSSGMKQRLKLGLALFSQGSLLLLDEPTSNLDEQGIAWYKEEILKKKGTCTIIIASNLRYEYDFADHQLTITDFS
- a CDS encoding methyl-accepting chemotaxis protein gives rise to the protein MFIAKSAKKASGLTYMTANEETWLRKVVLNRGIDPKMPELLKKRLLLTNGISFGLLFYPGLLALFASSFDYGYVGPYFLAFTIIPALALFTIQYNHVLARLAILGITPIYMVVATIWANQHFTETGIDVGLMNVHLLKPFIPLAIVGTLMVIDFKRELGLFLLLIIFQLVTFSFFHQLLALGIIIDNLPYEQLGWELHQGLWIASILVLISMVLFLMVIHSNFEQSISEQNERLERQSEEVAAKNKELKRQRRNLVLTLEDIKYVLKEATEAGNLHVRINTDHKKDEWKELSESLNRLFETVATPFLEIDRIANALAKGDLSQRYEMEAKGTINDLANNLNQGLNILEELLRDLALQIREIGASSKQITTESQEILLGTQEIAASTKEMSEGANNQLNKIDRSSSLIQGIVNLSGKVNEQAVTINRAAEGGVQESTGGFQVIQQTDQVMKEVQGLSGESGESIAILTEITQEISGVLNMIKDIAAQTNLLALNAAIEAAQAGDAGRGFAVVAEEIRKLANDSRSFAKDIEKLIGEVQTSTRSTSDLISKMAERIKSAEQSTINTSAAFRGITTSYTKTLEHANSIVNAAQQQTHDVRQVESITEEIVVIAEETASGTEEIASSSSQLSNSMSDYFKQTELVMTVAQSLIEKVDQFKLTDANISKGE